In Pseudobdellovibrionaceae bacterium, the following proteins share a genomic window:
- a CDS encoding FHA domain-containing protein: MKAFIVHQGSKKKLRIKKEFVIGRMDGDRTYPNDGRMSRSHCILRFDGELLTVEDLGSKNGTQIAEMNITPRTPVELVEGDVLTVGDQNFEILFKGKAKEVNKAAGEEGDATEILEAAPGEEYASQHDSSLDMTEPPTIKAPDLNFGPQADDLSRTEVVPESMDRTVVDSSPSIAFGKTGNCEFVNHPDLPKPDDEVSLNSSPSSALPGDQPKHGKSRGLDPMNESTFDPLSFEQEEVEGLPEPEKSRELSESLKSMKPQKAASREAKPAARRADPGDLDEEERSSTTNFLSNILRGFKKEEKSGSVKKMQNSEKKMEQSRINIPSPKKSSSPSSEEVVFARLEKPSIFRTILMLLLFLAVGPMYLIADPIKSKMLQSLSDPVEIVLWVLALIVPPFLIGIPIQTVRMRTGWTKGTKSFYLTAVTFAAILFVQMVATQAIETETGFDKKYFSAKVKALCIDAYKPDLCAQVVFQCPDCLLDFSFKDRKEFLESIYPTVEALTLNDEGAAKEPRTPASKKSQEPVKQKPKPPPFAKPVKKAPPPVPPEPTSTAREPSSEDPVPPPPMPDPLPVKEGEYPPPTILPEKEQK; the protein is encoded by the coding sequence ATGAAAGCATTTATTGTCCATCAGGGCAGCAAGAAAAAGCTGCGAATCAAAAAAGAGTTCGTTATCGGCCGTATGGACGGTGACAGAACTTATCCGAACGACGGTCGGATGAGTCGCTCCCACTGCATTCTACGCTTTGATGGAGAGTTATTAACAGTCGAGGATTTGGGATCAAAGAACGGAACACAAATCGCCGAAATGAACATTACCCCGCGAACTCCAGTGGAATTGGTGGAAGGGGATGTGCTCACCGTTGGCGATCAGAATTTTGAAATCCTGTTTAAAGGCAAAGCTAAAGAAGTAAACAAAGCCGCGGGTGAAGAGGGAGATGCTACAGAAATCCTGGAAGCAGCTCCTGGGGAGGAGTACGCCTCACAACATGACTCCTCCTTAGATATGACGGAGCCACCGACGATTAAAGCACCTGATTTGAATTTTGGACCTCAGGCCGATGATCTGTCTCGAACCGAGGTAGTCCCGGAAAGCATGGATCGCACCGTTGTTGATAGCAGCCCCAGCATTGCGTTTGGCAAGACGGGGAATTGTGAATTTGTTAATCATCCTGACCTTCCCAAGCCGGACGACGAAGTGAGTCTGAACTCTTCACCGTCAAGCGCCCTTCCTGGAGATCAGCCCAAACATGGAAAATCTCGTGGGTTGGATCCGATGAATGAATCGACATTCGACCCTCTTTCATTTGAACAAGAGGAAGTTGAAGGTCTTCCTGAGCCAGAAAAGAGCCGTGAACTCAGCGAATCCCTTAAGTCCATGAAGCCGCAAAAGGCTGCCTCTCGAGAGGCCAAACCAGCAGCCCGCAGGGCCGACCCCGGGGATTTGGATGAGGAGGAGAGGAGTAGCACCACCAATTTCCTATCCAATATTCTTCGCGGGTTTAAGAAAGAGGAGAAGTCAGGCTCGGTAAAGAAAATGCAGAACAGCGAAAAAAAGATGGAGCAAAGTCGGATCAACATTCCGAGCCCGAAAAAGAGCTCCTCGCCGAGCAGTGAAGAAGTGGTTTTTGCGCGTTTAGAAAAGCCCAGCATTTTCCGCACGATTCTTATGCTGCTGCTGTTTTTAGCCGTGGGCCCCATGTATCTCATTGCCGACCCGATTAAGTCCAAGATGTTGCAAAGCCTCAGTGATCCAGTGGAAATCGTCCTTTGGGTCCTTGCTCTCATAGTACCTCCCTTTCTCATCGGAATTCCCATTCAGACGGTGCGTATGCGTACGGGATGGACCAAGGGGACAAAGTCCTTTTACCTGACTGCGGTCACCTTCGCGGCCATTCTCTTTGTACAAATGGTTGCAACTCAAGCAATTGAAACGGAGACGGGGTTTGATAAGAAATATTTTTCGGCCAAGGTGAAGGCCTTGTGCATCGATGCCTATAAACCTGATCTTTGTGCGCAAGTGGTCTTTCAGTGTCCGGATTGTCTTCTCGATTTTAGTTTCAAAGATCGCAAGGAATTCCTCGAGTCCATTTACCCGACGGTTGAGGCTCTAACCCTAAATGATGAGGGGGCGGCTAAGGAACCACGTACTCCCGCATCAAAAAAGTCTCAGGAGCCGGTAAAACAAAAGCCAAAGCCTCCGCCATTTGCCAAGCCTGTCAAGAAGGCCCCTCCTCCAGTGCCGCCTGAGCCCACGTCGACGGCGAGAGAGCCCTCTAGTGAGGACCCGGTGCCGCCGCCACCGATGCCCGATCCTCTTCCGGTGAAAGAGGGTGAGTATCCTCCCCCGACCATTTTGCCCGAAAAGGAGCAAAAATAA
- a CDS encoding HD domain-containing protein yields the protein MNTQDMIPIPIREFISGLTVPVDLYVKLGDDKFVLIAKQGTKTQKDHLTSYKEKDVEYLWVEKAAYHKISNQTIQLAGIVLSKKDLDSGKKTQVVTAAAQTMFRHLDHLGLDEIAFSQAKQVADVTVQLVECHSRISQLMDSLNQCSDDLLRHSMAVSAVSTMLGQAHNWQGKGTMEKLALGGLLHDIGKKALPDDLLKKARVHMTFEELQLYETHAFKGMDMATGLGLIPDDIVAMIYQHHENSLGQGFPQRLRDLKTHPFARIVALADAFVNLTVANPNCPVPKTAHEAVDYIELAMGQPFNKEAFRCLKRIVETEKRGTRSA from the coding sequence ATGAATACCCAGGACATGATCCCCATTCCCATTCGCGAGTTCATCAGCGGATTGACCGTCCCGGTCGATCTTTACGTAAAGCTGGGGGATGACAAGTTTGTTCTCATTGCCAAGCAGGGAACCAAAACCCAAAAGGACCACCTGACCTCTTACAAAGAAAAAGACGTGGAATATTTGTGGGTGGAAAAGGCCGCCTATCATAAGATCTCCAATCAGACTATTCAATTGGCCGGCATTGTCCTTAGCAAAAAGGATCTGGATTCAGGCAAGAAGACTCAGGTGGTAACCGCCGCTGCGCAAACCATGTTTCGCCATCTGGATCACTTGGGCCTTGATGAGATAGCCTTTAGTCAGGCCAAACAGGTGGCCGATGTGACCGTGCAACTGGTGGAGTGCCACAGTCGCATATCCCAACTGATGGATAGCCTCAATCAGTGTAGCGACGATCTGCTTCGCCACTCTATGGCGGTAAGCGCGGTTTCAACAATGCTCGGCCAAGCACACAACTGGCAAGGCAAAGGCACCATGGAGAAGCTGGCCCTCGGGGGCCTTCTCCATGACATTGGCAAAAAAGCCCTGCCCGATGATCTTCTTAAAAAAGCCCGGGTTCACATGACCTTTGAAGAACTGCAGCTCTACGAAACCCATGCCTTTAAAGGTATGGATATGGCCACAGGCTTGGGACTCATTCCGGATGATATTGTGGCCATGATTTACCAGCACCACGAGAATTCGTTGGGACAGGGGTTCCCTCAACGCCTCAGAGATTTGAAGACCCATCCCTTTGCCCGCATCGTGGCCCTAGCTGATGCCTTTGTGAACCTCACCGTGGCCAACCCCAATTGCCCGGTGCCGAAAACAGCTCATGAAGCAGTAGACTACATTGAGTTGGCTATGGGACAACCATTTAACAAAGAAGCCTTCCGCTGCTTGAAGCGAATCGTAGAAACAGAAAAACGCGGCACGCGCTCTGCCTGA
- a CDS encoding alkaline phosphatase family protein, which yields MTKKWVFFSLFVGLAALSFLHLQSYRPVARDPQGIGTPLKATFKNVTSDIYQTAATLANIPGALIKEFAIEVALPVYIRTLPLEAELRDRVLKRLDEDRYMRQLVPFVWSLKEHYTPPEEFDKLTFDHYMRETYPNRQVPGGEHDYFKWSPPAKEEKSGGFKFSKEIAAKLIELYDILFVRDDFDLHLASNLTEPYKRVQSVEEPVIAAAKPLVRELLQQLLGEGKQESAEGEKSSSEIADAFGVILKNEKKLEAMTISLVDFVRMMAHKSYRMFALRFVRQADFEKWAMEKFKAGDYAALESYLDYHMNQKRFAVHVAVDGLQGELLRELVQGQRSSQFLNVVARDFEQTDQLKPKREKVDPPQHPHTLSFLQHFLSADYQDPLYLPFFKGIYAGNGRTIAEMGVSTTPTISVRNLPIVKTGAQVAGSGGTGIPNFHFVDRKKDRAYYFFGNDALLLDELTAEKGMRSMFERLAKTTSMNCFAQYDWFSQASYDGLLNLGVGEAIRDFGEVLCLRDLSTRAKMEKDIRVKQTELLAALEAYQKAKGYEVWIYYPVAKQIESAIKALAKIQDQGLPQYLLYYLPWPDHFAHFVGPFSDEIIAPTGELNRLDYWLGRVQQQYQQAGLQDRTLYGMAGDHGLAPIFHQLNPEVEVLARMEEEMGRTFVVEKISSDEGEGPKINHAIEPESMKRKDIVIASTAGGNFMMDFFSHASDEEWQQQPLYRDLTYWVPLAGGPPIDMIQELAKRLSETLEYLVVREEPSDVSGSFVRLVGHRKGRRYDEFIMRKADHIYYKESQGRLLGIDRVSRYRSSANALELVRWRKKCMTEPKPDQVNTWCDESEWRELTYHTDRPDALVQLAHIYDESRSGTVNLFPLPGMGYNTKVPGRHAGEHFYEKDAWVGFWGEPAKAAPEQIKSAVNGSVAPTLYQWLTGESVRKGEVGWGFPALPATGDLNSK from the coding sequence ATGACAAAAAAGTGGGTCTTCTTTTCCTTATTCGTGGGTCTTGCGGCCCTTTCCTTTCTTCACCTCCAGTCCTATCGTCCGGTTGCCCGTGACCCCCAGGGAATAGGTACTCCTCTCAAGGCCACGTTTAAAAATGTCACTAGTGACATCTACCAGACGGCAGCCACTCTGGCGAATATCCCGGGGGCCCTGATCAAGGAGTTTGCCATTGAAGTGGCCCTGCCGGTCTATATCCGCACCTTACCACTTGAAGCCGAGCTGCGGGATCGGGTCCTAAAACGTCTTGATGAGGACCGCTATATGAGGCAGCTGGTCCCCTTTGTTTGGTCCCTCAAGGAACACTATACACCGCCTGAGGAATTTGACAAATTGACCTTTGACCACTACATGAGGGAGACATATCCCAACCGCCAGGTGCCAGGTGGTGAACACGATTACTTCAAATGGAGCCCTCCGGCTAAGGAGGAGAAGAGCGGCGGTTTTAAATTTTCCAAGGAAATTGCGGCAAAGCTCATTGAACTCTATGACATTCTTTTTGTCCGCGATGACTTTGATCTCCACTTGGCCTCAAATCTGACTGAGCCCTACAAAAGGGTCCAGTCGGTTGAGGAACCCGTCATCGCCGCAGCCAAACCCCTGGTTCGGGAGCTTTTGCAGCAACTGTTGGGGGAAGGGAAGCAGGAATCGGCTGAGGGGGAGAAGTCCTCTTCGGAGATTGCTGACGCCTTTGGAGTTATATTAAAGAACGAAAAGAAGCTGGAGGCCATGACCATTTCTTTGGTGGATTTTGTGCGCATGATGGCTCACAAGTCCTATCGTATGTTTGCTCTGCGTTTTGTCCGCCAGGCTGATTTCGAAAAGTGGGCGATGGAAAAATTCAAGGCTGGAGATTATGCAGCCCTAGAAAGCTATCTGGATTATCATATGAATCAAAAGCGATTCGCTGTCCATGTCGCTGTGGATGGATTGCAGGGGGAGTTGCTAAGGGAATTGGTGCAAGGTCAACGATCCAGCCAATTCCTGAATGTCGTGGCCAGAGACTTTGAGCAGACGGATCAGTTAAAGCCTAAGCGGGAGAAGGTGGATCCCCCTCAACATCCTCACACTCTCAGCTTTTTGCAGCATTTCCTTTCTGCAGACTATCAGGACCCCCTGTACCTGCCCTTCTTTAAGGGGATTTACGCCGGCAACGGAAGGACTATTGCCGAAATGGGAGTGTCCACCACGCCCACCATCAGTGTGCGCAACCTGCCCATTGTTAAAACTGGAGCCCAAGTGGCTGGTAGTGGGGGGACAGGCATCCCCAACTTCCACTTTGTGGATCGCAAAAAAGATCGGGCTTACTATTTTTTCGGTAACGATGCACTACTATTGGATGAACTAACAGCCGAAAAGGGCATGCGTTCTATGTTTGAACGCTTGGCCAAGACCACCAGTATGAACTGTTTTGCCCAGTATGACTGGTTTTCCCAGGCCAGCTATGATGGGCTACTAAACCTAGGCGTTGGCGAGGCCATACGCGACTTTGGAGAAGTGCTGTGTCTGCGCGATCTCTCGACCCGCGCCAAGATGGAAAAAGACATTCGGGTGAAGCAGACTGAACTATTGGCCGCCCTGGAAGCTTACCAAAAGGCCAAGGGCTATGAGGTCTGGATCTATTATCCGGTGGCTAAGCAAATCGAATCGGCCATTAAGGCCCTGGCAAAGATTCAGGATCAAGGTCTTCCCCAGTATCTATTGTACTATTTGCCCTGGCCCGATCACTTTGCTCACTTTGTAGGGCCCTTCAGTGATGAGATCATTGCTCCAACTGGCGAGCTAAATCGCCTGGATTATTGGTTGGGGCGGGTTCAACAGCAGTACCAACAGGCGGGCCTTCAAGATCGAACTCTTTATGGCATGGCCGGTGACCATGGGCTCGCCCCGATCTTTCATCAGCTCAATCCAGAGGTGGAAGTCCTGGCCCGTATGGAAGAGGAAATGGGTCGCACGTTTGTGGTCGAAAAAATCTCCTCGGATGAGGGGGAAGGGCCCAAGATCAACCATGCCATAGAGCCCGAGTCGATGAAACGCAAAGACATTGTCATTGCGTCAACTGCCGGGGGTAATTTCATGATGGATTTTTTTAGCCATGCAAGTGATGAGGAGTGGCAGCAACAGCCCTTGTACCGAGATTTGACTTATTGGGTCCCTCTGGCAGGAGGTCCGCCCATTGATATGATTCAGGAGTTGGCAAAGCGCCTGTCGGAGACTCTTGAATACTTGGTGGTTCGCGAAGAGCCCAGCGATGTCAGTGGATCCTTCGTGCGGTTGGTGGGTCATCGCAAGGGCCGTCGGTATGATGAGTTTATCATGCGCAAGGCGGATCATATTTACTACAAAGAGTCTCAGGGCCGTCTTCTCGGCATCGACCGTGTCTCTCGCTATCGAAGTTCGGCCAACGCGCTAGAGTTGGTGCGATGGAGAAAGAAGTGCATGACAGAGCCCAAGCCGGATCAGGTTAACACCTGGTGTGATGAGTCCGAGTGGCGAGAGTTGACTTACCACACGGACCGACCCGATGCCCTTGTGCAACTGGCTCACATCTACGACGAGAGTCGCAGTGGAACCGTCAATCTCTTTCCCTTGCCGGGGATGGGCTACAACACCAAGGTGCCCGGGCGCCACGCGGGCGAACACTTTTATGAAAAAGACGCATGGGTGGGCTTTTGGGGAGAGCCGGCTAAGGCCGCACCTGAGCAGATCAAATCGGCAGTCAATGGTTCCGTCGCTCCGACGCTCTACCAATGGCTTACCGGAGAATCGGTGCGCAAGGGGGAAGTGGGCTGGGGATTTCCAGCCCTTCCGGCAACCGGTGATTTGAACTCCAAATAA
- a CDS encoding SDR family oxidoreductase: protein MNKGNLTVLITGATSGIGLELAKVFYEQGHPLVLVSRNPQKLRQVRAGFSDPSRVEILTQDLSEPNAALEVFKKCQEMNLTIDVLVNNAGMGKMGEHVDISPASTKDMIQLNVLSLTLLSALFGAEMKKMGRGYILNVGSTAGFLLAPYMATYIASKHFIKSFSISIAKELEDHGVIVRCLCPGPTETSFFEKTGKEAKFFFSPRLRASAEQVAQQGYYSLFRRGYICIPDWRNYLMTLLPRFFPYSLNAWVAKRLMRKSVSN from the coding sequence ATGAACAAAGGCAACCTCACAGTCCTTATTACCGGAGCAACATCAGGAATTGGCCTGGAGTTGGCAAAGGTGTTTTACGAGCAAGGGCACCCTCTTGTGCTTGTCAGCCGAAATCCACAAAAGCTCCGCCAGGTCCGGGCTGGTTTTTCTGACCCCAGTCGGGTCGAAATCTTAACTCAAGATTTATCCGAGCCGAACGCAGCCCTGGAGGTCTTTAAAAAGTGCCAAGAAATGAATCTAACGATTGATGTTCTTGTGAATAACGCCGGCATGGGCAAGATGGGTGAACATGTGGATATCAGCCCTGCCAGCACAAAAGACATGATTCAGCTCAATGTGCTTTCTCTCACCTTGCTCAGCGCCCTGTTTGGCGCGGAGATGAAGAAGATGGGACGGGGTTATATTCTCAATGTCGGCTCGACGGCAGGATTTCTTTTGGCTCCCTATATGGCTACCTACATTGCCAGCAAGCATTTTATAAAGAGCTTTTCTATATCGATTGCCAAAGAGCTAGAGGATCATGGCGTGATCGTTCGTTGCCTCTGCCCCGGGCCTACAGAAACCAGTTTCTTTGAGAAGACTGGTAAAGAAGCAAAGTTCTTTTTTTCTCCCCGGCTCAGAGCTTCGGCTGAGCAGGTGGCCCAACAGGGATACTACTCTTTGTTTAGGCGCGGATATATCTGCATCCCCGACTGGCGGAACTACCTGATGACATTGCTCCCCCGTTTTTTCCCCTATTCCCTTAATGCCTGGGTGGCAAAACGTCTGATGCGAAAGTCAGTATCGAATTGA
- a CDS encoding DUF4382 domain-containing protein has protein sequence MRVREDHLQVVRFIVVIVLVICFPILTGCGSGDSSNSLDNQVEKINSGNSAWLKLSLTDAPTPDLTSVVVNVSHLEVLLEGQGKKGRLIVAENLGYVDLLTLQNGVTLPLADVAIPDGVRATQVRLVLKSEGHYGIKGSGDICELATPSGQQSGVKIVFSSPIRFDAGNTYSLLIDFDALKSVVVKGNGGCLLKPVLKLKEATVQEPGDDPDAEEDGIVVKLPNEGEENESGVNNGWEPEGEGEALEESLYDWELENFF, from the coding sequence ATGCGTGTGCGTGAAGACCACCTACAGGTGGTGCGCTTTATTGTTGTCATTGTCTTGGTCATTTGCTTTCCCATCCTGACGGGTTGTGGAAGTGGTGACTCGTCAAATTCTCTCGACAATCAGGTGGAAAAGATCAATAGCGGGAATTCTGCATGGCTCAAACTTTCTCTGACTGATGCTCCCACTCCTGATTTGACTTCAGTGGTGGTGAATGTCTCCCACCTGGAGGTTCTGCTTGAAGGACAGGGGAAAAAGGGCCGTTTGATTGTCGCTGAAAATCTTGGCTATGTGGATCTCTTGACCCTGCAAAACGGCGTCACCCTGCCTTTGGCGGACGTGGCTATCCCAGATGGGGTCAGGGCCACGCAAGTTCGATTGGTGCTCAAGAGCGAGGGTCATTACGGAATCAAGGGTAGTGGCGACATTTGTGAATTGGCCACGCCTAGCGGGCAACAAAGTGGGGTGAAGATTGTCTTCTCATCGCCAATTCGCTTTGATGCCGGGAACACCTACTCTTTGCTCATTGATTTCGATGCCCTTAAGTCGGTGGTGGTGAAGGGCAATGGCGGGTGTCTCCTTAAGCCCGTATTAAAACTAAAAGAGGCCACTGTCCAAGAGCCGGGTGACGATCCCGATGCGGAAGAGGACGGCATTGTCGTCAAACTCCCCAACGAAGGCGAGGAAAATGAATCGGGTGTGAACAATGGCTGGGAGCCAGAGGGTGAGGGAGAGGCCCTTGAAGAAAGTCTTTACGACTGGGAACTGGAGAACTTCTTTTAA
- a CDS encoding glycosyltransferase, whose amino-acid sequence MSVVILMLSLSAILMWIVYHRLVDSQVKGIPLLRDVDVVQRSEWPLVSVVITAKDEEKNIHKSLSNTLSLNYPNLEFIVVNDRSTDQTQEIIDQWQSRDSRLHSVQVKELPSGWVGKVHALQKGLEHARGEWVLFCDADVKLNTHTLEKAVSYCEQESGQHLGVMFDNPACLRSFWLSVMTLGYGALAVNLLRTRKIDSPDEKYFFGSGAFNLVKKSVLDQAKDLSWLRLELVDDMGLGMMVKLYGGKSLILKGVDEIGIVWYGTARDMMKGLEKNVFGFVGGFSLLRVLAMASICLFVVFFPLIGSLYFSSFAGVAAWVSVYFVLPGLITMIHNEDFNLHPLAVFFFPLAHLSALFVLVRSAFIVLKNQGVSWKDTYYPLSDLRQHQRAKTRLM is encoded by the coding sequence ATGTCTGTTGTCATTCTCATGCTCTCCTTATCGGCCATCCTGATGTGGATTGTGTATCATCGACTGGTTGACAGCCAGGTGAAGGGTATTCCTCTTTTGCGCGACGTGGATGTGGTGCAGAGGTCTGAGTGGCCTTTGGTGAGTGTGGTGATCACCGCCAAAGATGAAGAAAAGAACATCCATAAGTCGCTTTCAAATACCCTCAGTCTCAATTACCCCAATCTTGAGTTTATCGTCGTCAATGATCGGTCCACTGATCAAACTCAGGAGATCATTGACCAGTGGCAATCCCGGGATTCTCGGCTTCATTCCGTCCAGGTGAAGGAACTTCCATCTGGTTGGGTGGGCAAAGTACATGCCCTGCAAAAGGGGCTTGAGCACGCGCGGGGAGAGTGGGTTTTGTTTTGCGATGCTGATGTCAAACTGAATACTCACACTTTGGAGAAGGCCGTTTCTTATTGTGAGCAAGAGAGTGGGCAGCACCTGGGAGTGATGTTTGACAACCCAGCCTGTCTTCGCTCGTTTTGGCTCTCAGTAATGACACTCGGCTACGGAGCCCTGGCCGTAAACCTTTTGCGCACGCGGAAGATCGATTCGCCTGATGAGAAGTACTTTTTTGGATCTGGAGCTTTCAATCTGGTGAAAAAATCGGTATTGGATCAAGCCAAGGACTTGAGTTGGCTGCGACTTGAGCTGGTGGATGACATGGGGCTCGGGATGATGGTCAAGCTCTATGGAGGAAAGAGCCTGATTCTAAAGGGGGTCGACGAGATTGGCATCGTTTGGTACGGGACAGCCCGTGACATGATGAAGGGATTGGAGAAGAATGTCTTCGGCTTTGTGGGAGGATTTAGTCTCCTTAGGGTATTGGCAATGGCAAGTATCTGCCTGTTCGTTGTGTTCTTTCCCCTGATCGGCAGCTTGTATTTTTCGAGTTTTGCAGGTGTGGCTGCATGGGTGAGCGTCTATTTTGTTTTACCTGGCCTCATTACGATGATTCACAATGAAGACTTCAATCTCCATCCTTTAGCGGTTTTCTTTTTCCCCTTGGCTCACCTGTCAGCACTATTTGTGTTAGTCCGTTCCGCCTTCATTGTGCTCAAAAACCAAGGGGTCTCCTGGAAGGACACCTATTACCCCTTGAGTGACCTTCGCCAGCACCAACGAGCAAAAACGCGTTTAATGTGA